In Lepisosteus oculatus isolate fLepOcu1 chromosome 17, fLepOcu1.hap2, whole genome shotgun sequence, a genomic segment contains:
- the LOC138223891 gene encoding uncharacterized protein: protein MMKAMLVLLLLLPLCAADFSIECYGEDFLFVQNEVLQCSSKVPQACYTRDTGEKGCATLDFCKRPGWKCCSENRCNE, encoded by the exons ATGATGAAGGCAATGCTGGTCCTACTGCTCTTGCTGCCACTTTGTGCAG CCGATTTTTCTATCGAATGCTATGGAGAAGATTTCCTTTTTGTCCAGAATGAGGTCCTTCAGTGTTCCAGTAAAGTTCCTCAAGCCTGCTACACCAGAG ACACTGGGGAAAAGGGCTGTGCCACCCTGGATTTCTGCAAACGCCCTGGCTGGAAATGCTGCTCCGAGAATCGTTGCAACGAGTGA
- the LOC102691837 gene encoding E3 ubiquitin-protein ligase TRIM35-like → MAERNSELEDELTCSVCCEIFMNPVVLKCSHSFCKACLEKTWKLNSSRECPFCRRRSSTDNPPLNLALRNIVESYLKKNSKSPTEQSEELCMLHGEKPKLFCLNDQVPICVVCQTSKKHKHHECTPIEEAAVDFKEKIETAVKSLKDKLEFFNEVKQVCVKTADHIKVQAHLTGRQIKEEFEKLHQFLREEEVARLTTLREEEEVKSLIMKEKIENLTRKISSLSDLIRAIEQEMETDDISFLKNFQITKKRAQCTLQDPELVSGALLDMAKHLGSLPYRVWEKMQGIVQYTPVTLDPNTASSSLTLSEDLTAVRYSNEQEQPPNNPERFSEFLYVLGSEGFTSGRHCWDVLVEDKLGWTLGVAKESVSRKEDIFPAPEEGFWGISLWFEHEYQSTSTEKLNLKRIPRKIRVKLDYDRGEVSFLDTRDMTIIYSFKDSFTEKVFPYFGPGTKGNSLKICPVKTRIKVK, encoded by the exons atggcagaaagaaattcTGAGCTGGAGGATGAGCTCACCTGTTCTGTGTGCTGTGAAATCTTCATGAATCCTGTTGTCCTGAAGTGCAGCCACAGCTTCTGTAAAGCCTGCTTAGAGAAGACATGGAAGCTGAATAGTTCCAGGGAATGTCCTTTTTGCAGGAGGAGGTCTTCTACAGATAACCCCCCACTCAACCTTGCTTTAAGAAATATTGTGGAGTCCTACTTAAAGAAGAACAGCAAAAGTCCTACAGAGCAGTCTGAAGAACTCTGCATGCTGCATGGAGAGAAACCAAAGCTTTTCTGTTTGAACGACCAAGTGCCCATTTGTGTTGTGTGTCAGACTTccaaaaaacataaacatcatGAATGCACTCCTATTGAAGAGGCGGCAGTGGATTTCAAG gaaaaaattGAGACGGCAGTGAAATCCTTGAAGGACAAGCTGGAATTCTTTAATGAAGTCAAACAAGTTTGTGTTAAAACAGCAGACCATATTAAG GTCCAGGCCCACCTAACGGGGAGACAGATAAAGGAGGAGTTTGAGAAGCTTCACCAGTTTCTACGAGAGGAAGAGGTGGCCAGGCTGACTACACTAAGGGAGGAAGAAGAAGTCAAAAGTCTGATAATGAAAGAGAAGATTGAAAACCTCACAAGAAAAATCTCATCTCTGTCAGACTTAATCAGAGCCATAGAACAGGAAATGGAGACTGATGACATTTCCTTCCTGAAG AACTTCCAGATCACTaagaaaag AGCCCAATGCACACTACAGGATCCAGAGCTGGTTTCAGGAGCACTGCTAGATATGGCCAAACACCTGGGCTCACTGCCATACAGAGTCTGGGAGAAGATGCAGGGGATTGTTCAATATA CCCCAGTGACTCTGGATCCAAACACTGCAAGCTCATCTTTGACATTGTCTGAAGATTTAACAGCTGTGAGATACAGTAATGAACAAGAACAGCCCCCTAACAACCCAGAACGATTTAGTGAATTTCTGTATGTTCTGGGCTCTGAAGGATTCACGTCGGGGAGACATTGCTGGGATGTTCTGGTGGAAGACAAATTAGGGTGGACACTGGGTGTGGCAAAAGAGTCAGTCAGCAGGAAAGAGGATATCTTTCCAGCCCCAGAAGAAGGATTCTGGGGCATAAGTCTGTGGTTTGAGCATGAATATCAATCCACATCAACGGAAAAGCTAAATTTGAAGAGGATACCCAGGAAGATCAGAGTGAAGCTTGACTATGACAGAGGGGAGGTGTCATTCCTGGACACCAGAGATATGACCATTATCTACAGTTTTAAGGACAGCTTCACTGAGAAAGTGTTTCCTTACTTCGGTCCTGGGACAAAAGGAAATTCGCTGAAAATCTGTCCTGTGAAGACGAGGATAAAAGTGAAATAG